The stretch of DNA CACTCAGTCTCATCCCGCAGGACCCCACGGTGTCCCTCGACCCCCTCCGACGCGTCGGACACCAGGTCGAGGACGTGCTCCGCCTCCACACCGGCCTCGACGCCGGCCAGCGTCGCACACGTGTGCTGGACGTGTTCGAGACCGTCGGGTTCCGGGATGTCGAAGCCGTCTATCGGCGTTATCCGCACGAACTGTCCGGCGGGATGCGCCAACGCGTTCTGATCGCCGCCGCAGTGATCGCCGAACCGGACCTCATCGTCGCCGATGAGCCGACCTCCGGGCTCGACGCGACTGTGCAGAAGCAGGTCCTCGATCTGATCGACGAGCTCCGCATCCGTTCGTCGACGGCGGTCGTCCTGGTGACCCACGATCTCGGCGTCGCCGCTGATCGCGCCGACACTCTTGCGGTGATGCGGGCGGGTCGGGTCGTCGAGTCCGGGCCGACGGCACAGGTCGTCGCCGAGCCCGCACACGAGTACACGAGGTCGCTGCTGCACGCCGTGAGGTCGCGGTCGGTGCGGCGTCCGACACGTATCGCATCGCTCGACGACAGTCTGTCCGCGGACGCCGCGATCGAGGTGGATGCGCTGACCAAGACGTTCGGCGACGTCGCTGCCGTCGACGGAATCTCTTTCCGAGTCTCGTTCGGGCAGACGTTCTCGATCGTCGGCGAGTCGGGGAGCGGAAAGTCGACAACGGCCCGCATCCTGTCCGGACTCACCCGACCGACGTCGGGCGGTGTGCGTGTGCTCGGCAGCGAGACGTCCGGGTACTCGCGTCGCGACTTCCGTCCACTGCGCCGCGCCGTGCAGATCGTCTATCAGAATCCGTACGCGTCCTTCGATCCGCGTTTCGACGTGTTCGACGTCGTCGAAGAGCCGTTACGGGCGTTCGCGCCCGCCCGGTTCTGGCGTCACGGCCGAGAACGGCCCGGACGGGAGAGACACCGGGACCGCGTCGCGGCCGCACTCGAGTCTGCCGCACTGTCGCCGGACCTGATCGACCGGCATCCTCGCGAGCTGTCGGGTGGCCAACGTCAGCGTGTAGCGATCGCACGAGCCCTGGTCGGCGATCCGTCGGTGTTGATCCTCGATGAGCCGATCTCGGCGCTCGACGTGTCTGTAGCCGCGCAGATCCTCGAACTTCTGCAGACGCTACAGGACGAGCGCGGCCTGACCTACGTGTTCATCTCGCACGACTTGGCGGTGGTGTCGGCGATCTCCGACGAGGTCGCCGTGATGCAGAACGGACGCATCGTCGAGCAGGGGTCGGTCGGTCGGATCTTCGACGCGCCCCGCGAGGACTACACGATCCGGCTGCTCGACGCGATCGCCGGGCGCGACCTGCACACCGTCGGGGCATGCCAATGAGCGAGGTTCCCGTCGACGACTTCCGAGCGGTGTTCGCCGAACTCGCGCGCGGCGCCGCCGATCGCGATCGAACCGGCGAGCACCCGTACGGTCTCGTCGCCGCCCTTGGCGAAGCCGGATTCGGCAAACTCCGCGTGCCGGTGGAGTACGGCGGCTACGACGTGGACCTTCCGACGCTGTTCGCGCTCCTCGCCGAGGCGGGGGAGGCGGACTCGAACATTCCGCAGATCTGGCGCGGGCATTTCACTACGACCGAGATCCTGCGACGTGAGTCCGACTGTGCAGTCCGGGACCGGTGGTCCAGCGCGATCGGCGACGGCGCAGTGTTCGGCAACGCGCAGTCCGAGCCGTCGACGGTCGGCGCCTCGACGCGCGATCTGTCGACTCACGTCCGCGAAACCGTCGACGGACGGTACGTCTCCGGGACCAAGTTCTACTCGACCGGGGCGCGGTTCGCCGACTACATCCGTGCGGCCGTCGCCGACGGCGCCGAACGCCGGTTCGTGGTGCTGCCCGCGCGGCATCCAGGCGTCACCCACGTCGACGACTGGGACGGCATCGGCCAACGACAGACCGGCAGCGGGACAACCGTGCTGGCCGACGTGCCGGTGGAGGACTTGGGTGACATCGGACGCGGTGACGACGCGGTCCGCGGCCTCGATTCGTTCGTTCAGGTGGTGCACTTGGCGAATCTCGTCGGGATAGCTCGCAATCTGGTGTCCGACACGGTCGAACTGGTCCGCGGCCGCACCCGGACGAGCCTGCACGGACTCACTCAGGTGGCAGCCGAAGACCCGGAGGTGCTGGGCGTGGTGGGGCGAATCCAGGCGAGCGCCCTCACCGCGGAGACACTCCTCACCCACGTCGCACAACGACTGGAGGACGCGCACGCCGCGGACGACGAACGCGGATTCGCGGCGACGTATCTGACGGTCTCGACCGCTCAGGTCGCGATCGTCGACGCGGTGCTGGACGCGGCGTCGTCGGCGTTCCACGCCGTCGGATCGTCGGCCGTGCGCAACTGTGTCGGTCTGGACCGACACTGGCGGAACGCGCGCACCCTCGCATCACACAACCCGGTCGTCTACAAACCCCGCATCGTCGGCGACCACTTGGTCAACGACGTCTACCCGAACTCCGGGTACTACCAACAACCCTAAGGACCGCGCCGTGAGAGATCGACTCCATCTCAACGTGAACATCCTCAACGCAGGCGTGTTCGGCGGATCGTGGCGGTTCCCCGGAACCGACCCGGTCGCCAGCTACGGCGTCGAGCATTACACCTCGATCGCCGCGAAAGCCGAAGCCGCCCGGCTGGACGCCGTCTTCCTCGCCGACGGCCCGGTGCTCGATCCGCACATCAGGCATCGGACCGGCAACAGCCTGGAGCCGAGCACCGTCCTCGCACGGATCGCCGCGCAAACCGAGCACATCGGCCTCATCGGGACGTTGTCGTCGTCGTACAACGACCCCGACGAGATCGCCCGTCGTCTCGGCGACCTCGACTATGTGAGCGGCGGCCGTTTCGGCTGGAACGTGGTGACGACTGCGGGCGGGGCCGCTGCCGCCAACTTCGGTCGCGACGGCGAGCCGGATCACGCACTGCGCTACCGACGGGCCGAGCACGTCGTCCGGTCGGTCGTCGCGCAATGGGCGACCCGCACCGAACTCGTGTCCCCGCAGGGGCGCCCGGTGGTGGTCCAGGCGGGTGGGTCCAGCGACGGGCGGCGTCTCGCCGCGCAGGTCGGAGAGGTCGTCTTCTCCGTGGACCAGAACGTCGCCGACGCCCGAGCCTTTCGGGCCGGACTGCGCGCCGGCGCTGCAGAGGCCGGACGCGACCCCGCTGACCTCGTCGTTCTTCCCGGTCTGTCCACCGTCATCGGTGGGACGGAAGCGGAAGCGGCGGCTCGCCGCGCGCTGCTGGACGAGCTTCTGCCCACACCGTATGCGCGTGCCCGGTTGGAGGGCCAGCTCGGGTTCCCTCTCGACGGACTCGACGACGACCAGCCGATACCGCTCGCGTTGCTGCACGATCCGGATACGGCGGGTGGTTCGCAGTCGTTCTACCGCATTGTCCGAGACGTCATCATCGCGGAGCGACCGACGGTACGGCAACTGATCACCAGACTGTCCGGGGGCGGTGGACACCGCATCGTCGTCGGTACCCCCGAACAGATCGCGGACGACATCGAACTGTGGTTCCGGACCGGTGCCGCCGACGGCTTCAACGTGATGCCCGACGTGCTGCCGTCCGGATTCGACGATTTCGTGGAGCACGTGGTGCCCGAGTTGCAACGGCGCGACCTGTTCCGCACCGACTACGAGACCGATACCCTCCGCGGGCACCTCGGGCTCGGTCTTCCGTCGGTCCGCAAGGCGGACCCGGATCTGCTCGTGAGCGCGCGATAGCGCAGGGAATGGAGACCTCATGACCGTATTCATCGAAGTATCGATCGGCTCGGCGCCGCACCAGGTGCCCTTCGCCCACGCGGAGTCCGTCGCCGCAGCGGCGGCCGCTGCCGGAGTCACGGGGCTGCGGCTGGTGGAAGGCGACGTGGGAAGTCCCACCGTCGACCCCAGCATCACCGCCGCCTATCTGGCCGTAGCCGAGCCGGTGCTCGCTTATCTGGTTGACGCGTCGACCAGTCATAATGCGCCCTACAACCTCGCCCGCCGGATCGGCTCACTCGACCGGGCCACCGGCGGACGAACCGGCCTCGTCCTGCGGCCAGGGGCGGGAGACGAGGTCAGTGACCCGGTGACACCGGATCCGGCCGCCGACACCGACGCGGCTCAGCGCTGGGGCGAGTACACCGACGTCCTCGCCCAATTATGGGACTCGTTCCCGGCGGACGCCCTCGTCGGCAACCAGACGGCCGGGGTCGTCGTCGACGACGAGCAACTCGTGCGCATCGACCACGAGGGCGCGCTCTACCGGGTGCGCGGGCCGCTCGACGGTCCGGGCTCCCCGCAGGGCAGACCGCCGTTGGTGACCGACCGTCTCGACACGGTCGGAGCCGATGCCGTCGTCGCGCGTGCTGACGCGGTCATCATCGCCGTCGCCGATGTCGCTGACGCCCTGCCCGCACTGACCGAAGCGCTGTCGGCCGCCGCTCGTCCGCGCGAGACGCTCGCGATCTTGGCACGTGTCGGAGTGGACGAGTCGGCCGACAGGCTCGTCGCGTGGGCGGCCGATGCGGGCGTCGACGGCTTCGTCGTCGCCGACGCGGGCAACGTCGACGCGACGATCGGTGCCGTCCGCACCGTTGCCGCGGGTCTGGTGGGATCGGGAACGGGCACCCTGCGCGCGTCGCTAGGCCTGGCGCCGCGGTTGCGCGGCCTCGAGTCGGCGGCGGTTCTCGCATGACGATCTCCACTGCGGTCGACCTTCCGCACGGTGCTCGGCTCGACCGTCCGACCGTGGCCGGGATCCGCGCGGCGATCGCCCCGATCCTCGACCGGCTCGCCGCCACTGCGGGCGAGCGTGAGGAACGCCGTGACTACGCGTTCGACGAAGTTCGCGGACTCGCTGCCGCCGGACTGGGCGTCGTCGAGGTCCCGTCAGCCGACGGCGGTGCAGGAGGCACGGTCCGCGACGTGGTGGACATCGTTGTCGCCGTGGCTCGGGCCGACTCGTCTGTCGCGCAAGCGCTTCGACCGACGTTCCTGACCGCGCATCAGATCGCGGAGAACCCGGCCGTTCCGTTTCGGGCCGAGAACGTCGAACGACTCTGCCGGGGTGCATTGTTCGTCGGCACCGGCAACGAGCGCAACGGCGGCGCGAGCGGCAGCGTGAGCACCACCGCCAGTCGGGTGGACGGCGGCTACCTGGTGAACGGTCGCAAGTTCTATTCGACGGGAGGGCTGTACGCCGACTACTTCTCGTCGCAGGCGGTCACCGACGACGGCACGATCATCCGATTCACGATTCCCGTCGACCGTGCCGGGCTGGACCGGATCGACGACTTCGACGCCGTGGGGCAACGACTCACGCAGAGCGGCTCCACCAGTCTCGACGGGGTGCGCGTCCACGACCACGAAGTGTTCGTGCCGACCGACGAACGCCGAGACAACCCGTGGACCGGATCGTTCGCCCAGCTCTACCTAGCCGCCGTGCAGGCGGGCATCGCCGCAGCCGCGCTGGACGACGCCGTCGGCTTCGTGCGAGACCGCGCCCGGCCGATCAAACACAGTTCGGCGAGTCGGAGCGTCGACGACCCGTACGTCCGGGAGACCGTGGGCGAGATCGCGGCCCGTGCCCAGGCCGCGGCCGCCGTCGTCGGAGGGGCCGCCGACGCGGTGCACTCGGTGCGCGGGCTGACTGGTGCGGCGGCGAGAACGGCTGGAGCTCAGGCTGCGGTGCGCGTCGCCGGCGCGGCAGTCATCGCCATCGAGTCGGCGCTGCGCGCCGCGGAACTGCTCTTCGACGTCGGCGGCGGCTCGATCACCGACCGGGGCCTCGGATTCGACCGACACTGGCGGAACGCTCGCACCGCCGCCAACCACAACCCTCGGCAGTGGAAGACCGCGGTCGCCGGGGCCTACCACCTGACCGGTGAGGAACCTCCGACCACGGGTCTCTTCTGACCACATGTGCCCTGGCCATCCAGAGCATCTAACCCCGGACACCCACAACCCTAAGGACAGTCTTCATGACCATCGAGGCCGATCGAATCCTCGGACGCACCGGTGCGCGCATCACTCCGCTCACCCTGGGCAGTATGAACTTCGGACGCTGGCAGGACGAGACGGAGAGCCTCCGGATCCTTGGCGCGGCGCTCGACGCGGGCATCAATGCCGTCGACACCGCCGACGTGTACGCACAAGGTGTCACCGAGCGAATCGTCGGCAAGGGGCTCAAGGGGCGTCGCGACGATGTCTTCCTGGCCACCAAGTTCCACGGCCAGATCGGCGAGAACCCGTCGCATGCAGGCAACTCACGACGGTGGATAACTCGCGCCGTCGACGACAGCCTGCGGCGCCTCGACACCGACTACATCGATCTGTATCAAGCGCATCGCCCCGACCCGGACACGGATCTGCTCGAAACTCTCCACACTTTGAACGACCTGATCCGGGCCGGAAAGATCCGGTACTACGGGACATCGGTGTTTCCTGCGCACGAGCAGGTACGTGCGCACTGGCTCGCCGAACGGCACGGTCTGATCGCGCCGCACACCGAGCAACTGCCGTACTCGCTGTTGGTACGCGGCTCCGAACGGGAGGTGTTTCCGGTGGCTCAACGGTACGGCGTCGGCGTCATCTCCTATGGCCCGCTCGCGGCCGGCTGGCTGTCGGGCAAGTATCGGGTCGGCGGTGATCAGCCCGAGTCGGCCCGCGCCGAACTGATTCCGGGCCGGTTCGACGTCGCGGCGCCGGCCAACGCCAGGAAGTTGGCTGCGGCCGACGCCCTGGCCGTCGTCGCCGAGGACGCCGGTCTGAGTCTGATCGACCTCGCGGTCGCGTTCGCGTTGAACCATCCAGCGATCTCGAGCGTCATCATCGGGCCGCGCACCCACGGCCACCTCGACGCGTATCTGGCTGCGGCTCAGACCGTCCTCAGCGACGAGGTCCTCGACCGAATCGACGAGATCGTCGAGCCGGGCACACAATTCCATGATCGCGACACCGGACGCGACACTCCCTCCCTGCAACCGGCCGCCCTCCGTCGCTGACCGGTGAGCCCACCCACGAAAGGCACCCGCATCCCATGACCGCACGCATTGTCGACACCGTCTACTCGGCCGCCACCGACCGCTACGCGAAAGCGACGTTCCGACGCACCGGCGACTCCGGCCTCGACCTGCCATCGTTCTCCTTCGGCCTGTGGCAGAAATTCGGCGCGGACTACGCGTACGAGACGCAACGAGAGATCATCCTGCACGCCTTCGACCTCGGCATCACGCACTTCGACAACGCGGATCGCTACGGTCCGCCGCATCGGGCGGCCCAGATCAACTTCGGCCGCGTCCTCGCCGAGGACCTCGGCCGTTACCGCGACGAGATCGTGCTGTCGACGAAGGCGGGCAATCCGATCGGCGAGAGCCCGTATCTGAAGGGCGGTTCTCGCAAGGCCCTGCTCGGCTCGCTCGACCACAGTCTGCGCGATCTCGGCACCGACTACGTCGACATCTTCTACCACCATCGCCCGGACGCGTCGACGCCGCTCGAAGAGACCGCGAGCGCGCTGGTGTCGGCAGTGGAGCAGGGCAAGGCGCTGTACGTCGGTGTCTCGAACTACCAGCCCGACCGCGCGCATGAGATCGCTCAGCTGCTGCGGACCGCGGGCGTTCCGTTGCTGATCCATCAGCCGCGCTACTCGATCTACGACCGCAGCATCGAGCGCAACGGCCTGCTGCAGCTCGCCCAGGACGACGGCTTCGGGCTCATCGTCTACTCGCCGCTGGCCCAGGGACTGCTGACCGGAAAGTACCTCGAAGCGATCCCCGACGACGCGCGCGCTGTCAACAGCAGCTTCCTGAGCAGTGCGAACATCACCGACGAGTATCGGCAGCGGACCGCCGAACTGAACAAGCTCGCCGAGTCCCGCGGCCAGTCGTTGGCGCAGCTCGCGCTGCAGTGGGTGCTCCGACAACCGACGGTCAGCTCGGCGCTTATCGGTGCGAGCTCGACCTGGCAGCTCGACCACAACGTCGCCGCGATCGACTTCCCGGATCTGACCGACGACGAGTTGGCGATCATCGATGAGCACGGTGTGCACGGCACCGGATTGAATCTCTGACATGGAGGCACGCGCGGGGACACGGATCGGGGCGGGGGTGCCGGACGGACGGCCCTTCCGCCTCGGCTTCCTGCTGCACCTCGACGGGGACCTCGAACCAGCCGACGCGTACCGACAGGCCGTCGACCTGTTCGTGACTGCCGAGGAACTCGGCTACGACTCCGGCTGGGTGATCCACCGGCACTTCCGACAAGGACGTGAACACGTGTCGTCGCCGTTGGTTCTGCTGGCGGCGATCGCCGAACACACGTCGAGGATCCGGTTGGGCACCGGCGTCTACGTGCTGCCGCTCGATGATCCGTTGCGGGTCGCTGAAGACGCCGCCACGCTCGATGCACTCAGCGGCGGTCGGCTCGAACTGGGGGTCGGCTCGGGACCGTTCGCAGGAGCGTGGGAGGCGTTCGGACACGATCTCGGCGACCGTCATCGGCTGTTCGACGCATCGGTCGGCCGTCTCCGAGAAGTCCTCGACGGCACTGTGTTGAACTCTCGCGGAGAAGCACTGCACCCGCCCGGAGCGGGTGTACGGAGTCGCCTCTGGCAGGCGACGACGAGCGATCGGGCCATTGCGCTGGATGCGGCGCGCGGCGTCGCCCGCGGCGGTGACGGGCTCCAACTGTCCCGAGCGAATGCTCAGCGGGGCGGAACCGTGACACAGGCGCAGGAGCATCAGGCGCGGATCGTCGACGCCTATCTGGGAGCCTGGACGGATCCGGAGAAATCGCCGCGTGTCCAGATCTCGCGCGCGGTGTACCCGCACCCCGACCGTGCCGCGGCCGTCCGGGAGGTGACGCCCGGCATCCGCCGCTGGCAGAGTTGGAGCACACACGACGATGCGAAGCGCACCGTCGGCGTCGAGGAGTATCTGGCTGCCGATCGGGCGCTGATCGGGCCGAGCGAACAGATCGCGGGGGAACTGCTCGCCGATCCGGCGCTGGCACAGATGACCGACCTGCTCGTCAGTTTCGTTCCGGGTGTTCCGGCTTTCGACGAGCATCGGCGACTGCTCGCCGACACTGCCGCCGAGCTGTCCCCGTTGCTGGGGTGGCGACCGAGCCGGCGGTCGACTCAGATCGGAGCACACCGATGACCCGGTTCCACCTCAACCTGTCGTTAATGACACCCGGGCACTTCCGACATGCGTGGCGGCTGTCGCACGCCGATCCGCTCGCCTATCTCGACGTCGACCACTTCGTCCGGCTGGCTCGCCTCGCCGAGGACGCGAAGGTCGACGCGGTGTTCCTCGGCGATGCGCCGGCACTGCGCGGCGAGATCGCATCGGCCCCCGGTACCGGTATCGATCCGCTGATTCTGCTCGGGCACATCGCGGCGGTGACCCAGAACCTGGGTGTGATCATCACGAGTTCCAGCACGTTCAACTCGCCGTACAACCTGGCGCGGCGCTTTCAAGCTCTCGATCACGTGACGAAGGGGCGTGCCGCAGTCAACGTGGTGACGACCGCTGCGACAGCTGCTGCCGCCAACTTCGGACTCGACGAACATCCCGACCGTGCCACTCGGTACCGCCGGGCGTGGGAGTTCCTCGATGTGGTGACCCGGCTGTGGGACGGGTGGGCGCCCGATTGGCTGGTCGCCGACCGAGAGACGGGCGAGTACGCTGATCCGTCCCGGATCACCCCGATCGATCACCGGGGCGAGTTCTTCGCCGTCGCCGGGCCGCTGCCTGTTCCGGCGGGGCCGCAGGGTCGTCCGGTGCTGGTACAGGCGGGTGGTTCTGAGGGCGGTCTGCGGCTGGCGGGCGATTTCGCCGACGTCGTGTTCACCGTCGCGCAGACCCGCGAGGACGCCGTGGCCTTCCGGAATGAGATCCGAAGCCGTGCCGCAGCGGCTGAGCGCCGACCCGACGACGTCAAGGTGTCGTTGGGCGTCGTCGTGCTCGTCGGAGAGGATGAGAGGGATGCCGCCCGGCGACTCGATGAACTCGCGGCGACGCTGCCGATGGGACGGCTTGCCGCCGAGATGGTGCGCAACCTCGGTCTGTCCGTCGAACAGTTCGGTCCGGACGTTCCGATACGTGCGGCCGACCTACCAGACGATGTACCGGAATCGGCGTTCTCCGCAGGATTCGGCCGCGCGGTACGTGCGTTGATCGCGCAGGAGCCGAGGACACCGCGGCAACTCGTCATCGGCAGTGCCGGAGGTTCGGGGCATCGTCTGGTCGTCGGATCACCGGAGAGGGTCGCCGCCGACCTCGCGGACTGGTTCGCCGCAGGCGCCGCAGACGGCTTCACGATCATGCCGGCCGACGTCGCGGTGGATCTCGAGAACTTCACTCGGCTGGTTGTTCCGATCCTGCAGCGGCGCGGGATCTTTCAGAGCGAATACTCGGCGCCGACCCTCCGCGCGCGGCTGTTCGGCACGTCCTCGGACACCGACCACGAGCACGATGACGTGGTGTCGTGGGCTCCCGTCGGTGAAGTCGACTCGGCGGTAGTCGAAGGTCTGCGCCTGGGGTGAACGCTTACGTCGGCCGGGGGCGACGACGGTCGCGTTCGGCGCAGGCGCGGAGGACGCCCGCAACGGGTGACGTCGTGGGCGGTGAGGTGAATCGTGAACGTGGAAGCCCCGGTTCGGGCTATCTCCGTCCGAACAGCGTCACGTCGTTGCACGCCTCGCAGACGTCGTCCGGAATGACGCCCGCGCGCTGCAGGTAGCCGAAGCCGATGCAGCCCAGGCACAGCCCGAACGCGAACTCGAGGAAGGCCGCGACGATCAGTGCACCGACGACGATCTGTGCCGCCAGGCCGAGGCCGACGAGCGAGAGTCCGAATGCGACGGCGGAGAACACGAGGCCGATGGTCTGGGCGAAGCGCTTCGGCGGACCCGGTACCGTCTTCTCCCGGCGCCAGATGCGCGGGACGATCACGTGGACGGCGAGTCGACCGAACGGGGAGTAGCGCGGTCCGCCGGCCACCCGCAGCAGGAAGCCGAGCGCCAGAATCCCGTACAGCCACGGTTGATTCACCACGATCGACACGATGGCCAGCAGGATCACCAGTCCGGCCGTGCTGCGGGCCGCATAATCGTTCACCGGGTTCGGGAAGTCGAGCGCGCCGCGGTGCCACGAACGCCGCTCGACGGCGACGGACGAATCGACCTGCGTGAACAGGGAGTCGGAGGGGCTCATGCGGCCCACGCTACGTCCGCGATCGGGGCGGGTCGAGGATTTGGCTCACGCTGCGGTGAACGTCTCGATCACGTCGAGGATGGCCTCGCCGTACCGTTCGAGTTTGGCCTCGCCGATACCGTTCACCGACAGCAGCTGCTCGTCGCTCGTCGGACGCGTCTGCGCGATGCCCTCGAGGGCCTTGTTCGACAACACCGTGTACGGCGGGATCGCCGCCTCCTTCGCCACGGAGGTCCGCCAGCGGCGCAGCGCCTCGAAGAGGTCCTTGTCCTCGTCGGACAGATCGACGGTGGCCACCGCGGCCTTCGGTCGACGAGTTCGTGCCGGTCCCCGCGCATCCTCGCGGAAGAGCTGCGGCACCTTGCCGTGCATCACCGGCACTCCGGCCTCGGTCAGGTAGTACTGCCCGTACTCGCCGCGGGTCTCGAGATAGCCGGACGCGAGCAGCTGCCGCACCACGCTGCTCCAGGTGTTCGCGTCGAGGTCGTCACCGATGCCGTATGTGCTGAGATTCTTGTGGCCGAGCTGGTCCATCCGCTTGTTGTCCACGCCGCGGAGGATGTCGATCAGATGGCCCGCACCGTAGTGCTGGCGGTATTCGCGGTCGAGCCGCCAGATGGTCGCCATCAGCTTCTGCGCGGGCACGGTCCCGTCCCAGGTCGACGGCGGATTCAGGCAGGTGTCACAGTTGCCGCACGGACCCGACTCCTGGTCGAAGTAGCGAAGCAGCCGCTGCCGCCGGCATGACGCCGTCTCACACAGCGCGAGCATCGCGTTCAAGTGCTCCGACTGACTACGACGGTGCGCGGCATCGCCGTCGGACATCTGGATCAGCCGCTGCTGCTGTACGACGTCGGCCAGGCCGTACGCCATCCACGCCACCGACGGGAGTCCGTCGCGGCCGGCGCGGCCGGTCTCCTGGTAGTAGCCCTCGACGCTCTTGGGCAGATCGACATGCGCGACGAATCGCACATCCGGCTTGTCGATGCCCATGCCGAACGCGATGGTCGCCACGACGACGATCCCGTCTTCGCGGAGGAATCGGTGCAGGGTGTCCTCGCGCAGCCGTTTGTCCAGTCCCGCGTGATACGGCAGCGCGTTGATCCCGTTCGAGGACAGGAACGCGGCGATGCTCTCCACCGATTTGCGGCTCAGCGCGTACACGATGCCGGTGGCCGGCTCGCCGTCGACGACGCCTTCGGTGCGGACGAAGTCGAGCAGCTGCTTGTTGGCCTGCTTCTTCGGCTCGATCCGGTAGGTGATGTTCGGGCGGTCGAAGCTGGACACGAAGTGTCGGGCCCGCTGCAGATGCAGCCGCTCGGTGATCTCCTCATGAGTGCGACGGGTCGCCGTCGCGGTCAACGCGATCCGCGGAACGTCCGGCCACAGCTCGGCGAGCTCGCCGAGCGCGAGATAGTCGGGCCGGAAGTCGTGCCCCCACTGCGACACGCAGTGCGCCTCGTCGATCGCGACGAGGGACAGCTGTCCCCGCGAGAGCAGATCGCGCGTGTACTGACCACTGAGTCGTTCGGGTGCGACG from Gordonia humi encodes:
- a CDS encoding dipeptide ABC transporter ATP-binding protein, translating into MSDTPLLSVRGLQVGYRTGESGRSALAGRALPVVHGVDFDVRPGEVLALVGESGSGKTTTGHAILGLLPENGEVIGGDITFDGQDLTTLDAKSWRAVRGSTLSLIPQDPTVSLDPLRRVGHQVEDVLRLHTGLDAGQRRTRVLDVFETVGFRDVEAVYRRYPHELSGGMRQRVLIAAAVIAEPDLIVADEPTSGLDATVQKQVLDLIDELRIRSSTAVVLVTHDLGVAADRADTLAVMRAGRVVESGPTAQVVAEPAHEYTRSLLHAVRSRSVRRPTRIASLDDSLSADAAIEVDALTKTFGDVAAVDGISFRVSFGQTFSIVGESGSGKSTTARILSGLTRPTSGGVRVLGSETSGYSRRDFRPLRRAVQIVYQNPYASFDPRFDVFDVVEEPLRAFAPARFWRHGRERPGRERHRDRVAAALESAALSPDLIDRHPRELSGGQRQRVAIARALVGDPSVLILDEPISALDVSVAAQILELLQTLQDERGLTYVFISHDLAVVSAISDEVAVMQNGRIVEQGSVGRIFDAPREDYTIRLLDAIAGRDLHTVGACQ
- a CDS encoding acyl-CoA dehydrogenase family protein — its product is MPMSEVPVDDFRAVFAELARGAADRDRTGEHPYGLVAALGEAGFGKLRVPVEYGGYDVDLPTLFALLAEAGEADSNIPQIWRGHFTTTEILRRESDCAVRDRWSSAIGDGAVFGNAQSEPSTVGASTRDLSTHVRETVDGRYVSGTKFYSTGARFADYIRAAVADGAERRFVVLPARHPGVTHVDDWDGIGQRQTGSGTTVLADVPVEDLGDIGRGDDAVRGLDSFVQVVHLANLVGIARNLVSDTVELVRGRTRTSLHGLTQVAAEDPEVLGVVGRIQASALTAETLLTHVAQRLEDAHAADDERGFAATYLTVSTAQVAIVDAVLDAASSAFHAVGSSAVRNCVGLDRHWRNARTLASHNPVVYKPRIVGDHLVNDVYPNSGYYQQP
- a CDS encoding LLM class flavin-dependent oxidoreductase, with translation MTVFIEVSIGSAPHQVPFAHAESVAAAAAAAGVTGLRLVEGDVGSPTVDPSITAAYLAVAEPVLAYLVDASTSHNAPYNLARRIGSLDRATGGRTGLVLRPGAGDEVSDPVTPDPAADTDAAQRWGEYTDVLAQLWDSFPADALVGNQTAGVVVDDEQLVRIDHEGALYRVRGPLDGPGSPQGRPPLVTDRLDTVGADAVVARADAVIIAVADVADALPALTEALSAAARPRETLAILARVGVDESADRLVAWAADAGVDGFVVADAGNVDATIGAVRTVAAGLVGSGTGTLRASLGLAPRLRGLESAAVLA
- a CDS encoding aldo/keto reductase, with the protein product MTARIVDTVYSAATDRYAKATFRRTGDSGLDLPSFSFGLWQKFGADYAYETQREIILHAFDLGITHFDNADRYGPPHRAAQINFGRVLAEDLGRYRDEIVLSTKAGNPIGESPYLKGGSRKALLGSLDHSLRDLGTDYVDIFYHHRPDASTPLEETASALVSAVEQGKALYVGVSNYQPDRAHEIAQLLRTAGVPLLIHQPRYSIYDRSIERNGLLQLAQDDGFGLIVYSPLAQGLLTGKYLEAIPDDARAVNSSFLSSANITDEYRQRTAELNKLAESRGQSLAQLALQWVLRQPTVSSALIGASSTWQLDHNVAAIDFPDLTDDELAIIDEHGVHGTGLNL
- a CDS encoding aldo/keto reductase, with the protein product MTIEADRILGRTGARITPLTLGSMNFGRWQDETESLRILGAALDAGINAVDTADVYAQGVTERIVGKGLKGRRDDVFLATKFHGQIGENPSHAGNSRRWITRAVDDSLRRLDTDYIDLYQAHRPDPDTDLLETLHTLNDLIRAGKIRYYGTSVFPAHEQVRAHWLAERHGLIAPHTEQLPYSLLVRGSEREVFPVAQRYGVGVISYGPLAAGWLSGKYRVGGDQPESARAELIPGRFDVAAPANARKLAAADALAVVAEDAGLSLIDLAVAFALNHPAISSVIIGPRTHGHLDAYLAAAQTVLSDEVLDRIDEIVEPGTQFHDRDTGRDTPSLQPAALRR
- a CDS encoding LLM class flavin-dependent oxidoreductase; the protein is MRDRLHLNVNILNAGVFGGSWRFPGTDPVASYGVEHYTSIAAKAEAARLDAVFLADGPVLDPHIRHRTGNSLEPSTVLARIAAQTEHIGLIGTLSSSYNDPDEIARRLGDLDYVSGGRFGWNVVTTAGGAAAANFGRDGEPDHALRYRRAEHVVRSVVAQWATRTELVSPQGRPVVVQAGGSSDGRRLAAQVGEVVFSVDQNVADARAFRAGLRAGAAEAGRDPADLVVLPGLSTVIGGTEAEAAARRALLDELLPTPYARARLEGQLGFPLDGLDDDQPIPLALLHDPDTAGGSQSFYRIVRDVIIAERPTVRQLITRLSGGGGHRIVVGTPEQIADDIELWFRTGAADGFNVMPDVLPSGFDDFVEHVVPELQRRDLFRTDYETDTLRGHLGLGLPSVRKADPDLLVSAR
- a CDS encoding acyl-CoA dehydrogenase family protein; this translates as MTISTAVDLPHGARLDRPTVAGIRAAIAPILDRLAATAGEREERRDYAFDEVRGLAAAGLGVVEVPSADGGAGGTVRDVVDIVVAVARADSSVAQALRPTFLTAHQIAENPAVPFRAENVERLCRGALFVGTGNERNGGASGSVSTTASRVDGGYLVNGRKFYSTGGLYADYFSSQAVTDDGTIIRFTIPVDRAGLDRIDDFDAVGQRLTQSGSTSLDGVRVHDHEVFVPTDERRDNPWTGSFAQLYLAAVQAGIAAAALDDAVGFVRDRARPIKHSSASRSVDDPYVRETVGEIAARAQAAAAVVGGAADAVHSVRGLTGAAARTAGAQAAVRVAGAAVIAIESALRAAELLFDVGGGSITDRGLGFDRHWRNARTAANHNPRQWKTAVAGAYHLTGEEPPTTGLF